One Pseudorhodoplanes sinuspersici DNA segment encodes these proteins:
- a CDS encoding malonyl-CoA decarboxylase — protein sequence MNGAFFGDMLQSISDRGRKLLDRTLSRRPDSVTRSADFVVLCDDLLSGRGEASGVALAREILNRYATLTTGPRVAFFEALAQRFGPDRERMDKAIAAWQADPNDATAAEVHHAAEPRRQELFRRLNLAPGGTAALVRMREQLLDAMAHRDDFKVVDADFVHLFSSWFNRGFLVLRSIDWSTPANILEKLIKHEAVHKIRSWDDLRRRIDPSDRCCFAFFHPALNDEPLIFVEVALTDDIPGAIEPILAAKRDTLEADKVDTAVFYSISNCQRGLAGVSFGNFLIKQVVEEISKDNAKLQTFVTLSPVPGFASWLNRERTSGSSRALTQNDIDALANLDIEGWWQVPETREPVEEPLMRAAAWYFLYAKSPRGLPIDPVARFHLGNGARLEKMHFLADSSENGMKQAYGVMVNYLYDLDDIEKNHEAFAENRVVVTANAIRKMARPGPTGDVVPLANKA from the coding sequence ATGAATGGCGCCTTTTTTGGCGATATGCTGCAATCGATATCGGACCGCGGACGCAAGCTGCTGGACCGGACCCTGTCGCGCCGGCCGGATTCGGTCACGCGGTCGGCCGATTTCGTTGTGCTCTGCGATGACCTGCTGTCCGGCCGGGGCGAGGCCTCCGGTGTCGCGCTCGCCCGCGAAATCCTGAACCGCTATGCGACCCTGACGACCGGTCCGCGGGTCGCCTTCTTCGAGGCGCTGGCGCAGCGCTTCGGGCCGGACCGCGAGCGCATGGATAAAGCCATTGCCGCCTGGCAGGCCGACCCGAACGACGCGACCGCTGCCGAAGTTCACCACGCGGCAGAGCCGCGCCGGCAGGAGCTGTTCCGCCGGCTCAATCTCGCGCCCGGCGGGACCGCGGCGCTGGTTCGCATGCGCGAACAATTGTTGGATGCCATGGCGCATCGCGACGATTTCAAGGTCGTGGATGCCGACTTTGTCCATCTGTTCTCATCATGGTTCAACCGCGGCTTCCTTGTGCTGCGCAGCATCGACTGGTCGACGCCGGCCAACATTCTGGAAAAGCTGATCAAGCATGAAGCGGTGCACAAGATCCGCAGCTGGGACGATCTGCGCCGCCGCATCGATCCGTCGGACCGCTGCTGCTTCGCCTTTTTTCATCCGGCGCTGAACGACGAGCCGCTGATCTTCGTCGAGGTCGCGCTGACCGACGACATACCGGGGGCGATCGAGCCGATCCTGGCCGCCAAGCGCGACACGCTGGAGGCCGACAAGGTCGATACCGCGGTGTTCTATTCGATCTCGAATTGTCAGCGCGGTCTTGCCGGCGTGTCCTTCGGTAACTTCCTCATCAAGCAGGTGGTGGAGGAAATCTCGAAGGATAATGCCAAACTCCAGACGTTCGTCACGCTGTCGCCGGTGCCAGGTTTTGCATCCTGGCTGAATCGTGAGCGCACGTCGGGCTCCTCCCGCGCCCTGACGCAGAACGATATCGACGCTTTGGCCAATCTCGACATCGAGGGGTGGTGGCAGGTACCGGAAACCCGGGAACCGGTCGAGGAGCCGCTGATGCGGGCTGCGGCCTGGTATTTCCTTTATGCCAAGAGCCCGCGTGGCTTGCCGATCGATCCGGTGGCGCGTTTCCATCTCGGCAATGGTGCGCGGCTGGAGAAGATGCACTTCCTCGCCGACAGTTCCGAAAACGGCATGAAGCAAGCCTATGGCGTCATGGTGAATTACCTCTACGACCTCGACGATATCGAGAAGAACCACGAAGCCTTTGCCGAAAACCGCGTCGTGGTCACAGCGAACGCCATTCGAAAAATGGCACGCCCCGGCCCGACCGGCGACGTCGTTCCCCTAGCCAACAAAGCCTGA
- a CDS encoding ABC transporter substrate-binding protein, protein MIRKLGLWVAALAAFAFAGHAANAQTPKQGGTLNFAISAETPHYDPHGSDTYATLHFSAPFYSTLLRFNLDKFPEVEGDLAQSWEVAPDLMTFTFKLQPNVKFHDGTPLTSADVKATYDRMRSPPQGVVSTRKATFGDIGSIETPDPLTVVFKMKNVNAAMLEHFASPWNVIYSAKDLAADPAAPRTKINGTGPFIFVEHVKGSHVAGKKNPDYFKKGLPYLDGFRGIFTLQAAAMLNAVQGGQVMGEFRGISPAERDRLVSAMGDKIRIEESSWTLNLLVVFNTEKKPFDDVRVRKALLMAIDRWGGSQGLSRISTLRSVGGVIRPGSPMATPEAELVKLPGFSKDIKKSREEAKKLLAEAGVPNLKLQLWNRNLAMPYTPAGIFLVDQWRQIGVDVEHVQSDTGKYLATMSSGQFDVAIDFSNLFMDDSSLGLAKYLSVTRAPENRSRSKDAELDKIYDDHMRERDPAKRKALIQAFEKRLFEQGYQQPLLWWHRIVPTHKTLMGWKMSPSHNLGADLATVWLQQ, encoded by the coding sequence ATGATAAGGAAGCTGGGGTTATGGGTTGCCGCACTTGCGGCTTTCGCATTCGCGGGCCACGCCGCGAATGCGCAAACGCCGAAACAGGGCGGCACGCTGAATTTCGCCATCAGCGCGGAGACGCCGCATTACGATCCGCATGGCAGCGACACCTATGCGACGCTGCATTTCTCGGCACCGTTCTACTCGACATTGCTTCGCTTCAACCTCGACAAGTTTCCGGAAGTCGAAGGCGATCTCGCGCAATCCTGGGAAGTCGCGCCCGACCTGATGACCTTCACGTTCAAGCTGCAGCCGAACGTGAAATTCCATGACGGCACGCCGCTGACCTCCGCCGACGTGAAAGCCACCTACGACCGGATGCGCAGCCCGCCGCAGGGCGTGGTGTCCACCCGCAAAGCCACTTTCGGTGATATCGGTTCGATCGAGACGCCCGATCCGCTCACCGTCGTCTTCAAGATGAAGAATGTGAATGCGGCGATGCTCGAACACTTCGCCTCGCCGTGGAACGTGATCTATTCGGCGAAGGATCTGGCTGCCGATCCGGCCGCGCCGCGCACCAAGATCAACGGCACCGGCCCCTTCATCTTCGTCGAACACGTGAAAGGCAGCCACGTCGCCGGCAAGAAAAACCCGGATTATTTCAAGAAGGGCCTGCCCTATCTCGACGGCTTCCGCGGCATCTTCACGCTGCAAGCAGCGGCGATGCTGAATGCCGTGCAGGGCGGACAGGTGATGGGCGAATTCCGCGGCATCTCGCCGGCGGAACGTGATCGGCTCGTCTCGGCGATGGGTGACAAGATCCGGATCGAGGAGTCGAGCTGGACCCTGAACCTGCTTGTCGTCTTCAACACCGAGAAGAAGCCGTTCGACGACGTGCGGGTCCGTAAGGCATTGCTGATGGCGATCGATCGCTGGGGCGGCAGCCAGGGCCTCTCGCGCATTTCGACTTTGCGGTCGGTCGGTGGCGTGATCCGTCCGGGCTCGCCGATGGCAACACCGGAAGCAGAACTCGTGAAGCTGCCGGGCTTCTCCAAAGACATCAAGAAATCGCGCGAGGAAGCCAAAAAGCTGCTGGCGGAAGCCGGCGTGCCAAACCTCAAACTGCAATTGTGGAACCGCAATCTCGCCATGCCCTATACACCGGCCGGCATTTTCCTCGTCGACCAGTGGCGGCAGATCGGGGTCGATGTCGAACACGTGCAGTCCGACACTGGCAAGTATCTCGCCACCATGTCGTCAGGCCAGTTCGATGTCGCGATCGACTTCTCCAACCTGTTCATGGATGACTCGAGCCTTGGCCTTGCCAAATATCTGTCGGTCACGCGCGCGCCGGAAAATCGCTCGCGTTCGAAGGACGCCGAACTCGACAAGATCTATGACGATCACATGCGCGAGCGCGACCCGGCAAAGCGCAAGGCGCTGATCCAGGCGTTCGAAAAGCGACTGTTCGAACAAGGGTATCAGCAACCGCTTCTGTGGTGGCACCGCATCGTGCCGACCCACAAGACGCTGATGGGCTGGAAGATGTCGCCCAGCCACAATCTCGGCGCCGATCTCGCCACGGTGTGGTTGCAACAATAA
- a CDS encoding ABC transporter ATP-binding protein, which translates to MVTIEQRVETKDRVGLESASPLLEVEDLHVQFLTSRGIVRAVEGLSFHVDPGEIVAIVGESGSGKSVSALSIMRLLPRHTGRIPKGRVTFNGRDLLKLSDEQMREIRGRDISMIFQEPMTSLNPILTIGMQLTEPLLIHMGMTTEQARARAIELLGLVGIPDPARRLEQYPHQFSGGMRQRVMIAIGLACNPKLIIADEPTTALDVTIQAQILELMKNLSRKLNIALIVITHNLGVVARYADRVIVMYSSQLVEENDADDVFHRPRHPYSMGLLRSVPRLDRPRGAKLETIEGLPPNAAAPPPGCRFAPRCPYKIAICETEPRLLRTDTGGLSRCHRHEEIAEGKIVWTAADQALQTSITKTGTPLLSVRHLTKHFEVRGGLRAASGTVRAVQDVSFDILPGETLGLVGESGCGKTTVGRLILRLEDPTEGELRFEGRDLTTASAADMKAVRRKIQVIFQDPYSSLNPRMTVGQIIGEPLHVYKLVPNRKGENERVAQLLEQVGLRPEMAARYPHQLSGGQRQRVGIARALAMEPSFIVCDEAVSALDVSIQGQIINLLEDLQRRLGLAYLFIAHDLAVVRHISMRVVVMYFGRVMEVADRDEIYRNPLHPYTKVLLDAAPIPDPTVEKGREPRLIKGELPSHMSPPSGCVFNTRCPIASDECRQVIPPLEEKRPGHFAACIKV; encoded by the coding sequence GTGGTTACCATCGAACAGCGGGTGGAAACGAAGGATCGGGTGGGCCTGGAGTCCGCCTCACCTCTGCTTGAGGTCGAGGACCTTCACGTCCAATTCCTTACGTCGCGCGGCATCGTCCGGGCGGTCGAGGGATTGAGCTTTCACGTCGATCCGGGAGAGATCGTCGCCATCGTCGGTGAGTCGGGATCCGGCAAGTCGGTCTCGGCCCTGTCGATCATGCGCCTGTTGCCGCGCCATACCGGCCGCATTCCGAAAGGCCGCGTGACCTTCAACGGCCGCGACCTGCTCAAATTGTCAGACGAGCAAATGCGCGAGATCCGCGGCCGCGATATCTCGATGATCTTCCAGGAACCGATGACCTCGCTCAATCCGATCCTGACGATCGGGATGCAGCTCACCGAGCCCCTGCTCATCCACATGGGCATGACGACCGAGCAGGCCCGTGCGCGGGCGATCGAACTGCTCGGTCTCGTCGGTATCCCCGACCCGGCGCGGCGACTCGAACAATATCCGCACCAGTTTTCCGGCGGCATGCGCCAGCGGGTGATGATCGCCATCGGTCTCGCCTGCAATCCGAAGCTGATCATCGCCGACGAGCCGACGACTGCGCTGGATGTGACGATCCAGGCGCAGATTCTCGAGCTGATGAAGAATCTGTCGCGTAAGCTGAACATTGCGCTGATCGTCATCACGCATAACCTCGGCGTGGTTGCGCGTTACGCCGACCGCGTCATCGTTATGTATTCCTCGCAGCTTGTGGAAGAGAACGACGCTGACGACGTATTTCATCGGCCGCGCCATCCCTATTCGATGGGCCTTCTGCGCTCGGTGCCGCGGCTTGATCGGCCGCGCGGTGCCAAGCTCGAAACCATCGAGGGCTTACCGCCGAATGCCGCAGCGCCGCCGCCCGGCTGCCGCTTCGCGCCGCGCTGTCCTTACAAAATCGCGATCTGCGAAACCGAACCTAGGCTTCTGCGCACCGATACCGGAGGGTTGTCGCGCTGTCATCGGCATGAGGAGATCGCTGAAGGCAAAATCGTCTGGACGGCGGCCGATCAGGCCCTGCAGACCAGCATTACCAAAACCGGCACTCCTCTCCTGTCGGTGCGCCATCTCACCAAGCATTTCGAAGTGCGCGGCGGCCTGCGCGCGGCGAGCGGTACCGTGCGTGCCGTGCAGGATGTCAGTTTCGATATTCTTCCCGGCGAAACGCTGGGTCTGGTCGGCGAATCCGGTTGCGGCAAAACCACAGTCGGCCGTCTGATCCTGCGGCTGGAAGATCCGACCGAAGGCGAACTGCGCTTCGAGGGACGCGATCTCACGACCGCGAGCGCCGCGGACATGAAGGCGGTCCGCCGCAAGATCCAGGTGATCTTCCAGGACCCGTACTCCTCGCTCAATCCGCGCATGACGGTCGGCCAGATCATCGGCGAGCCGTTGCATGTCTACAAGCTCGTGCCGAACCGCAAGGGTGAGAACGAGCGCGTGGCGCAATTGCTGGAGCAGGTCGGCCTGCGTCCCGAAATGGCGGCACGCTATCCGCACCAGTTGTCAGGCGGCCAGCGGCAGCGTGTCGGCATCGCCCGTGCTTTGGCGATGGAGCCATCCTTCATTGTCTGCGACGAAGCGGTGTCGGCACTCGACGTGTCGATCCAGGGGCAGATCATCAATCTTCTGGAAGACCTGCAGCGGCGGCTCGGCCTTGCCTATCTTTTCATCGCGCATGACCTCGCGGTCGTGCGGCATATTTCGATGCGCGTCGTCGTCATGTATTTCGGCCGCGTGATGGAGGTGGCCGACCGCGATGAAATCTATCGTAACCCGCTGCATCCTTACACGAAGGTGCTGCTCGACGCGGCGCCGATCCCCGATCCGACTGTCGAAAAGGGGCGTGAACCGCGGCTGATCAAGGGCGAGTTGCCGTCACATATGTCACCGCCGTCAGGCTGCGTCTTCAACACGCGCTGCCCGATCGCGAGCGACGAATGCCGGCAGGTCATTCCGCCGCTGGAGGAAAAGCGGCCAGGCCATTTCGCGGCATGCATCAAGGTTTAA
- a CDS encoding DUF4212 domain-containing protein, which yields MSQQTTAHQTSANDEAHWRKTTNLMWTHLGIWFFFGYVVHMFAPALNKIIILGFPLGFYMAAQGSLIAFVVQLFLFAKQQDKIDREFGVAEDD from the coding sequence ATGTCACAGCAAACAACAGCGCATCAGACGTCTGCCAATGACGAAGCGCATTGGCGCAAGACGACCAATCTGATGTGGACGCATCTCGGGATCTGGTTCTTCTTTGGCTATGTGGTGCACATGTTCGCACCCGCCCTGAACAAGATCATCATCCTCGGCTTTCCGCTCGGCTTCTACATGGCCGCGCAAGGATCGCTGATCGCATTCGTGGTCCAGCTTTTCCTGTTCGCAAAGCAGCAGGACAAGATCGACCGTGAATTCGGCGTTGCCGAAGACGATTGA
- a CDS encoding ABC transporter permease translates to MSVITPDDIAAVATPVVRKPRGAIAEFIYQQPLGAVSFVIIVAMMFAGIFCEWVAPYDPLAIDFASILAPPSLEHWCGTDAFGRDICSRLIYGARTALVIGFFSSFIGSTLGAMLGVASAYFGGRIDNVIQRFMDILLAFPLIVLALVVVAALKRFVLGGVDVNLIFAIAIPIIPRVARVVRAAALSVRVMPYVDAARAAGYSNSRIIFRHMSPNVVAPYLIMLTAFIAQAILAEASLSFLGLGVAEPTAAWGLMLSGNAADFYREAPWMILFPGAAISLAVFAFNLFGDSLRDFLDPRFKS, encoded by the coding sequence ATGTCCGTTATCACGCCCGACGACATTGCCGCCGTTGCAACGCCTGTTGTCCGCAAGCCGCGCGGGGCGATTGCTGAATTCATCTATCAGCAGCCGCTTGGCGCAGTCAGTTTTGTCATTATCGTCGCGATGATGTTCGCCGGCATTTTCTGCGAATGGGTCGCGCCCTATGATCCGCTGGCGATCGACTTTGCCTCGATCCTTGCGCCGCCATCACTGGAGCACTGGTGCGGCACCGACGCGTTCGGCCGCGATATCTGCTCGCGGTTGATCTACGGCGCCCGCACGGCGCTGGTGATCGGTTTCTTCTCGTCCTTCATAGGCTCGACCCTGGGCGCGATGCTGGGCGTCGCGTCGGCCTATTTCGGCGGGCGGATCGACAACGTCATCCAACGCTTCATGGATATCCTGCTGGCGTTTCCGCTGATCGTGCTGGCGCTGGTGGTGGTCGCGGCATTGAAGCGCTTCGTGCTCGGCGGCGTCGACGTCAACCTGATTTTCGCCATCGCCATCCCGATTATCCCGCGTGTCGCCCGCGTCGTTCGCGCTGCCGCCTTATCGGTGCGGGTGATGCCCTATGTCGATGCAGCACGCGCGGCTGGCTATTCCAACAGCCGCATCATCTTCCGTCATATGTCGCCAAACGTGGTCGCGCCGTATCTGATCATGCTGACGGCGTTCATCGCACAGGCGATTCTGGCGGAAGCCTCGCTATCGTTCCTCGGGCTCGGCGTCGCCGAGCCAACCGCAGCCTGGGGCTTGATGCTGTCCGGCAATGCCGCCGATTTCTATCGCGAGGCGCCATGGATGATCCTGTTCCCGGGCGCCGCCATCTCGCTGGCGGTGTTCGCGTTCAATCTGTTCGGTGACAGTCTACGGGACTTCCTCGATCCGCGGTTCAAATCTTAG
- a CDS encoding DUF294 nucleotidyltransferase-like domain-containing protein, with protein MAAVTNATPLISLDAVVIDTETTSLEPRKARILEVAAVRIESGRIEGSNRFDRLINPGEPISAFSTAIHGIDNQKVADAPDFAAVWPKLQAFIGDAIVIGHTLGFDLAVLQQECKRAGLPWRMPRTLDTQHLVQLVDPRLRRYSLEDLAELFDIEITDRHSALGDAFITARLFQALVPKLRESSIRTFAEASQACRGLAKSLDRQHRAGWVTPDVAGDRAATERMLSRVDSYPYRHRVRDVMSSPPKIIAADRSLGDALGQLIGGRISSLFVAPAGTAQEKLPSFAAGIITERDILRAMAIDGEGALKLGVEQFMSRPLATIPTEAFVYRAIGRMSRLKIRHLGVIDEAGCLVGALSARDLLRLRAGEAVSLGDEIDEADDVHALGAAWAKLPHVCASLLAEGIAARDVAAIISRELGALTRQATVIAERRMVEAGEGEPPCPYAMTVLGSAGRGESLLAMDQDNALIFESGRPDGAEDKWFAMLGARVADILNEVGVSYCKGGVMASNADWRGSVATWQARVGEWIGRSRPQDLLAVDIFFDMRGVHGHLPLADSLWRYAYDAADGNVVFAKLLVEASGPVERGLNFFGGIRTDKGRIDLKHTGLFGIVAMARALAIRHHILERATPARLLGIQALGIGGDQDIEALIDAQATFQAFVLSQQLADINAGKPASNAVAVKRLTAQERQRLQTALQAVRHLDELTRDLLFRD; from the coding sequence ATGGCAGCGGTTACCAACGCTACGCCGCTGATTTCGCTCGATGCGGTGGTCATCGATACCGAAACCACCAGTCTGGAGCCGCGCAAGGCGCGCATTCTGGAGGTGGCTGCCGTCCGCATCGAAAGCGGCCGTATTGAAGGATCGAACAGGTTCGACCGCCTGATCAATCCGGGCGAACCGATATCCGCTTTCTCCACGGCGATTCACGGTATCGACAACCAGAAGGTGGCGGATGCGCCGGACTTTGCAGCCGTGTGGCCGAAACTGCAGGCCTTCATCGGCGATGCCATCGTCATCGGCCATACCCTGGGATTCGATCTGGCGGTGCTGCAGCAGGAATGCAAACGCGCTGGTCTGCCCTGGCGGATGCCGCGCACACTCGATACCCAACATCTTGTCCAACTCGTCGATCCTCGCCTTCGCCGCTACTCGCTCGAAGATCTCGCCGAGTTGTTTGATATAGAGATCACCGATCGTCATTCGGCGCTTGGCGACGCCTTCATCACCGCGCGCCTGTTTCAGGCGCTGGTGCCGAAGCTGCGTGAAAGCAGCATCCGCACCTTTGCCGAGGCATCACAGGCGTGTCGCGGGCTGGCAAAGTCGCTCGACAGGCAACACCGGGCCGGTTGGGTGACACCCGATGTCGCGGGGGATCGCGCCGCCACCGAGCGGATGCTGAGCCGGGTCGATAGTTATCCTTATCGCCACCGCGTTCGCGATGTGATGTCGTCACCCCCCAAAATCATTGCTGCCGACCGCTCGCTGGGGGATGCTCTTGGACAACTTATTGGCGGCCGCATCTCATCGCTGTTCGTCGCGCCGGCCGGCACTGCGCAAGAGAAACTTCCATCATTCGCCGCCGGCATTATCACCGAACGCGATATCTTGCGTGCGATGGCGATCGATGGCGAAGGGGCGCTCAAGCTCGGTGTAGAACAATTCATGAGCCGTCCGCTCGCCACCATTCCGACTGAGGCGTTTGTCTATCGAGCCATCGGCCGCATGAGCCGGCTCAAAATTCGCCATCTTGGTGTTATCGATGAAGCCGGATGTCTTGTCGGTGCGTTGTCGGCGCGCGACCTTCTCCGGTTACGCGCCGGCGAGGCGGTCTCGCTTGGTGATGAGATCGACGAGGCTGACGATGTGCACGCGCTTGGCGCCGCCTGGGCAAAGCTTCCGCATGTCTGTGCTTCGCTATTGGCAGAAGGCATTGCCGCGCGCGACGTCGCGGCCATCATCTCGCGCGAGCTCGGTGCGCTGACGCGGCAGGCGACGGTGATTGCCGAACGCCGCATGGTGGAGGCCGGGGAGGGCGAGCCACCATGCCCCTATGCGATGACCGTACTCGGCTCCGCCGGCCGTGGCGAAAGCCTACTGGCGATGGACCAGGATAATGCGTTGATCTTCGAATCCGGTCGGCCTGACGGCGCCGAAGACAAATGGTTCGCGATGCTGGGGGCGCGTGTTGCCGACATTCTGAATGAAGTCGGCGTGTCCTATTGCAAGGGCGGCGTGATGGCGAGCAACGCGGATTGGCGCGGCTCGGTCGCCACCTGGCAGGCGCGGGTGGGTGAATGGATCGGCCGCTCGCGGCCGCAGGATTTGCTGGCCGTTGATATCTTTTTCGACATGCGGGGTGTGCACGGACACCTTCCGCTCGCCGACTCATTGTGGCGTTACGCCTATGATGCCGCGGACGGAAACGTGGTCTTTGCTAAGCTGCTCGTGGAAGCGTCCGGGCCTGTCGAGCGCGGCCTTAATTTCTTTGGCGGTATTCGCACAGACAAAGGCCGCATCGATCTCAAACACACCGGCCTGTTCGGTATTGTCGCCATGGCGCGAGCGCTGGCGATTCGCCATCATATTCTGGAGCGCGCGACGCCGGCGCGATTGCTCGGCATCCAGGCGCTTGGTATCGGCGGCGATCAAGACATCGAAGCTTTGATCGATGCTCAGGCGACATTTCAGGCTTTCGTCCTGTCGCAGCAACTCGCCGATATCAACGCCGGCAAGCCGGCGAGCAACGCAGTCGCGGTGAAGCGCCTTACTGCGCAGGAGCGGCAGCGGTTGCAAACGGCATTGCAGGCAGTCCGCCATCTTGACGAGCTGACTCGCGATTTGCTGTTCAGGGACTGA
- a CDS encoding ABC transporter permease, whose amino-acid sequence MLRYTINRVLLTIPTLLGVAVLVFFMLRVVPGDVVEIKLRGDGGSVSQETIDAERKRMGLDKPLATQFADWMVGVATLNFGNSMWTERPVTEEIRTRFELSFQVAIMATIIAVLIAIPLGTLAALYRDTWIDYVVRIVTIGGLSIPSFWFGMLIMLALLSFFNWLPPITFTPIYVDPVANLTQLIWPALAVGYRYCAVVARMIRSSLLEVLNEDYIRTARAKGVYEKLVISRHALRNALLPAITVIGLEFTFLIGGLVVTEQVFNLNGIGQLFVQSISRNDFTLIQGMVMLIAAFYVFVNLAIDLLYAVFDPRIRYG is encoded by the coding sequence ATGCTCCGCTACACCATCAACCGCGTGCTTCTGACGATCCCGACACTACTCGGCGTGGCGGTGCTGGTCTTCTTCATGCTGCGCGTCGTTCCGGGCGACGTGGTCGAGATCAAGCTGCGCGGTGACGGCGGCAGCGTCTCGCAAGAAACCATCGATGCGGAACGCAAGCGGATGGGACTCGACAAGCCGCTCGCCACGCAATTCGCGGACTGGATGGTCGGCGTCGCGACGCTGAATTTCGGCAACTCGATGTGGACCGAGCGCCCGGTCACCGAGGAAATCCGCACACGATTTGAGCTGTCATTCCAGGTCGCGATCATGGCGACGATCATCGCGGTGCTGATCGCAATCCCGCTTGGCACGCTGGCGGCGCTCTATCGCGATACCTGGATCGATTACGTCGTCCGCATCGTTACCATCGGCGGGCTGTCGATCCCGTCCTTCTGGTTCGGCATGCTGATCATGCTGGCGCTGCTCTCTTTCTTTAACTGGCTGCCGCCGATCACCTTCACACCGATCTATGTTGATCCGGTCGCCAATCTGACGCAACTGATCTGGCCGGCGCTGGCGGTTGGCTATCGCTACTGCGCGGTGGTGGCACGCATGATCCGCTCCTCGCTCCTTGAAGTTCTGAACGAGGATTACATCCGCACAGCGCGCGCCAAGGGCGTCTACGAAAAGCTGGTGATCTCGCGCCACGCGCTGCGCAATGCGCTGCTGCCGGCCATTACCGTGATCGGACTTGAATTCACCTTCCTGATCGGCGGCCTCGTAGTGACCGAGCAGGTGTTCAATCTGAATGGCATCGGCCAGCTCTTCGTGCAGAGCATCTCGCGCAACGACTTCACGCTGATCCAGGGCATGGTGATGCTGATCGCCGCATTTTACGTCTTCGTCAATCTCGCGATCGACCTGCTTTACGCCGTGTTCGATCCGCGCATTCGCTACGGGTGA
- a CDS encoding DsrE family protein: MTRVAMLIFGIALGFAATNIPVHRMFEAVAQTPSAKPALFVNMTTGDTWRGWMGLHFAHNTMKQGHQVTIFLNLDGVKLATKAGEQEKRPSMQRVPRDIVADFIKDGGKVLICGPCLSEFGLRMEDLVAGVELGKPGYTQSFIFAENAKTLTW; the protein is encoded by the coding sequence ATGACACGTGTCGCCATGTTGATTTTCGGAATTGCTCTCGGCTTCGCTGCAACCAATATTCCGGTTCATCGGATGTTCGAGGCGGTGGCGCAAACCCCATCCGCCAAACCTGCGCTGTTCGTCAACATGACCACGGGCGACACATGGCGCGGTTGGATGGGGCTGCATTTCGCGCACAACACCATGAAGCAGGGCCACCAGGTCACGATTTTTCTTAACCTCGATGGAGTGAAGCTTGCGACGAAGGCCGGCGAGCAGGAAAAGAGACCGTCGATGCAGCGAGTGCCCCGCGACATCGTGGCCGATTTTATCAAGGACGGCGGCAAGGTGCTGATCTGCGGTCCCTGCCTGTCGGAATTCGGATTGAGGATGGAGGACCTTGTGGCCGGCGTTGAGCTTGGCAAGCCCGGCTATACGCAGAGCTTCATCTTCGCCGAGAACGCGAAAACACTGACGTGGTAA